The Streptomyces sp. NBC_01255 genome window below encodes:
- a CDS encoding LCP family protein: protein MPTPPPAPRRRPVHRPPVPVRRRRPRRPRWGMRMATALSVVVLAAGGIGHAVVTGLDTGITRVDPFKDMKNRPQAGHGMNVLVVGTDGRDRITPEEKEKYRLGGAPCHCTDTVMLVHISEDRERASVVSLPRDSYAEMPEHTDLTSGKKHQSHPVKLNAAYAEGGPGLTVRTVESMTGVKIDHYLEVDFTSFMRTVDAIGGVQICTTRAVKDSYTGLDLPAGTHELDGGQALQYVRSRHIDGAADIGRMQRQQKFLAALIDRATSGGVLLNPVRFREMATTMLSSVRADEDFGTDQLLALAKAMRGFTPASSEFVSVPIGDMSFPVKGIGSTVKWDAAKAQKLFQALREDRPLAPATAAQKAASSGKGAAPKSVVVDVPPRTIRVQVYNGTRTDGLGRKVDDALRGTGFDTTRTPMTGAGQERARTLVEYDPRWDRSAKTLAAALPGAELRAVAGRGGTLRVTVGADYRGVTGVRAEDAGRGGPFEAVTGDQVVCP, encoded by the coding sequence GTGCCCACGCCGCCCCCCGCGCCCCGTCGCCGGCCCGTCCACCGGCCGCCCGTACCGGTCCGTCGGCGGCGACCGCGGCGCCCCCGGTGGGGGATGCGGATGGCGACCGCGCTGTCCGTGGTGGTCCTCGCGGCGGGCGGGATCGGGCACGCGGTGGTGACCGGCCTCGACACCGGGATCACCCGGGTCGACCCGTTCAAGGACATGAAGAACCGGCCGCAGGCCGGGCACGGGATGAACGTCCTCGTCGTCGGCACCGACGGGCGGGACCGGATCACCCCGGAGGAGAAGGAGAAGTACCGGCTCGGCGGCGCGCCCTGCCACTGCACCGACACCGTGATGCTCGTGCACATCTCGGAGGACCGGGAGCGGGCGAGCGTCGTCAGCCTGCCCCGGGACTCGTACGCCGAGATGCCCGAGCACACCGATCTGACCAGCGGCAAGAAGCACCAGTCCCATCCCGTGAAGCTGAACGCCGCCTACGCGGAGGGCGGGCCCGGGCTGACCGTCCGGACCGTCGAGTCGATGACCGGCGTCAAGATCGACCACTACCTGGAGGTCGACTTCACCAGCTTCATGCGGACCGTGGACGCGATCGGCGGGGTGCAGATCTGTACGACCAGGGCCGTCAAGGACTCCTACACGGGACTTGATCTCCCGGCCGGCACCCATGAGCTCGACGGCGGGCAGGCCCTCCAGTACGTCCGGTCCCGGCACATCGACGGGGCCGCCGACATCGGGCGCATGCAGCGGCAGCAGAAGTTCCTGGCGGCGCTGATCGACCGGGCGACGAGCGGCGGGGTGCTGCTGAACCCGGTGCGGTTCCGTGAGATGGCCACGACGATGCTGAGCTCGGTCCGGGCGGACGAGGACTTCGGTACGGATCAGCTGCTGGCGCTCGCCAAGGCGATGCGGGGCTTCACGCCGGCGTCGTCGGAGTTCGTGTCCGTGCCGATCGGCGACATGAGCTTCCCGGTCAAGGGAATCGGGTCGACGGTGAAGTGGGACGCGGCGAAGGCGCAGAAGCTGTTCCAGGCGCTGCGGGAGGACCGGCCGCTGGCGCCGGCGACCGCCGCGCAGAAGGCGGCTTCCTCCGGGAAGGGCGCCGCCCCGAAGTCGGTCGTCGTGGACGTGCCGCCGCGCACGATCCGGGTGCAGGTCTACAACGGGACCCGGACGGACGGGCTCGGCCGGAAGGTGGACGACGCGCTGCGCGGCACGGGCTTCGACACGACCCGGACGCCGATGACCGGGGCCGGGCAGGAGCGGGCGCGGACGCTCGTGGAGTACGACCCGCGCTGGGACCGCTCGGCGAAGACCCTCGCGGCGGCGCTGCCGGGGGCGGAGCTGCGGGCGGTGGCGGGGCGGGGCGGGACGCTGCGGGTGACGGTGGGCGCGGACTACCGGGGGGTCACGGGGGTCCGGGCGGAGGATGCGGGGCGGGGTGGGCCGTTCGAGGCGGTGACCGGGGACCAGGTGGTGTGCCCGTAG
- a CDS encoding glycosyltransferase family 2 protein produces MNATPPVSVIMPVLNEERYLRTSVRHILEQEYDGEMEVVIALGPSTDRTDEIAAELVREDPRVQTVPNPTGRTPAALNAAIKASRHPIVVRVDGHGMLSPNYIATAVRLLEETGAQNVGGVMHAEGENAWEDAVAAAMTSKIGVGNAAFHTGGEAGPAETVYLGVFRREALEQQGGYNVEFIRAQDWELNFRIREAGGLIWFSPELRVQYRPRPSVKALATQYKNYGRWRHVVARYHQGSINLRYLAPPTAVCAIAAGLVVGATLTPLGFVIPAGYLAAIAAGSVPAGKGLPLKARLQIPVALATMHMSWGYGFLTSPRSLARKVIASRRPAVKAGESESV; encoded by the coding sequence ATGAACGCCACGCCCCCCGTCTCCGTGATCATGCCGGTCCTCAACGAGGAGCGGTATCTGCGCACCTCGGTTCGTCACATCCTGGAGCAGGAGTACGACGGCGAGATGGAGGTGGTGATCGCCCTCGGCCCGTCCACGGACCGTACGGACGAGATCGCCGCCGAGCTCGTACGCGAAGACCCCCGCGTCCAGACCGTGCCGAACCCCACGGGCCGCACCCCCGCCGCGCTCAATGCCGCGATCAAGGCCTCCCGTCACCCGATCGTGGTGCGCGTCGACGGCCACGGCATGCTCTCGCCGAACTACATCGCCACCGCCGTCCGGCTCCTGGAGGAGACCGGCGCGCAGAACGTCGGCGGTGTCATGCACGCCGAGGGCGAGAACGCCTGGGAGGACGCGGTCGCCGCCGCGATGACCTCGAAGATCGGCGTGGGCAACGCGGCCTTCCACACGGGCGGCGAGGCCGGCCCGGCGGAGACCGTGTACCTGGGCGTCTTCCGGCGCGAGGCCCTGGAGCAGCAGGGCGGGTACAACGTGGAGTTCATCCGCGCCCAGGACTGGGAGCTGAACTTCCGCATCCGCGAGGCCGGCGGCCTCATCTGGTTCTCGCCGGAGCTGCGCGTCCAGTACCGCCCGCGGCCCTCCGTGAAGGCCCTCGCGACCCAGTACAAGAACTACGGCCGCTGGCGCCACGTGGTGGCCCGCTACCACCAGGGCTCCATCAACCTCCGCTACCTGGCGCCGCCGACCGCCGTCTGCGCCATCGCCGCGGGCCTCGTGGTGGGCGCGACGCTCACCCCGCTCGGCTTCGTGATCCCGGCGGGCTACCTCGCCGCCATCGCGGCGGGCTCGGTCCCGGCGGGCAAGGGCCTGCCGCTGAAGGCCCGCCTGCAGATCCCGGTGGCGCTCGCGACGATGCACATGTCGTGGGGGTACGGCTTCCTGACGAGCCCGCGCTCGCTGGCCCGGAAGGTCATCGCGAGCCGCCGCCCGGCGGTGAAGGCGGGCGAGTCCGAGTCGGTCTGA
- a CDS encoding acyl-CoA thioesterase: MTDQGDIPGKPTSASRTTLSHIMTSHDTNLLGTVHGGVIMKLVDDAAGAVAGRHSGGPAVTASMDEMVFLEPVRVGDLLHVKAQVNWTGRSSMEVGVRVMAERWNESTPATQVGSAYLVFAAVDADGKPRRVPQVVPETEQDKRRHQEAQIRRTHRLARRQAIKELRERRAAEGYED, encoded by the coding sequence ATGACAGATCAGGGCGATATCCCCGGCAAGCCCACCTCGGCCTCCCGCACCACTCTCAGCCACATCATGACCAGCCACGACACCAACCTCCTCGGTACGGTGCACGGCGGCGTGATCATGAAGCTGGTGGACGACGCGGCGGGCGCCGTCGCGGGCCGGCACTCGGGCGGCCCGGCGGTCACCGCCTCGATGGACGAGATGGTCTTCCTGGAGCCGGTGCGGGTCGGGGACCTGCTCCATGTGAAGGCCCAGGTCAACTGGACCGGCCGGTCCTCCATGGAGGTCGGCGTACGGGTCATGGCCGAGCGCTGGAACGAGTCCACGCCCGCCACCCAGGTCGGCTCGGCCTATCTGGTCTTCGCCGCCGTCGACGCGGACGGCAAGCCGCGGCGCGTCCCGCAGGTCGTCCCGGAGACGGAGCAGGACAAGCGCCGCCACCAGGAGGCCCAGATCCGCCGCACCCACCGGCTGGCCCGCCGCCAGGCCATCAAGGAGCTCCGCGAGCGCCGGGCCGCCGAGGGCTACGAGGACTGA
- a CDS encoding LCP family protein, with protein sequence MNDWPHDGGHGRGNANSQPEGPRRMSHVQRPQVPQQPPYGQQQQPYGQQPRDGGQGYNPNYTQAQGSGYDSGYNTGQVYGGPQQGGGAQGGGGGPVPPQYAPRPGGGPAPDWRKRAKIGSIVLVVGVLAWGIGTYAWASSQMRNEVDLSKVIERPSEGDCTTYLIVGSDSREGMSAEEKKKLHTGSAAGKRTDSMMILAACSSGNTMVSLPRDSWVTIPSFVGSESGKQFAARGGSKLNAAYAMDGPELLVRTVEFNTGLRIDHYAEIGFAGFANIVDALGGVDLTIEKGFKDKKSGADFQAGEQTLNGEQALAFVRTRYAFAESDLARTKNQQKFLSALANEAATPGTILNPFALYPTLGAGLDTLIVDKDMSLYDLGKMFFAMKGISGGDGKSMNMPIAGSAPQGSLKWDMPKVKQLVEQIRNDEKVTVESK encoded by the coding sequence ATGAATGACTGGCCCCATGACGGCGGACACGGCCGTGGCAACGCGAACTCCCAGCCCGAGGGACCTCGCCGGATGAGCCATGTGCAGCGTCCGCAGGTCCCGCAGCAGCCCCCCTACGGTCAGCAGCAGCAGCCGTACGGGCAGCAGCCCCGTGACGGCGGCCAGGGCTACAACCCGAACTACACGCAGGCCCAGGGCTCGGGCTACGACTCCGGTTACAACACCGGCCAGGTCTACGGCGGCCCGCAGCAGGGCGGCGGCGCCCAGGGCGGCGGCGGAGGACCCGTACCCCCGCAGTACGCGCCGAGGCCCGGTGGCGGTCCCGCCCCGGACTGGCGCAAGCGCGCCAAGATCGGCTCGATCGTGCTGGTCGTCGGCGTCCTCGCCTGGGGCATCGGCACGTACGCCTGGGCGAGCTCCCAGATGCGCAACGAGGTCGACCTCTCCAAGGTCATCGAGCGGCCGTCGGAGGGCGACTGCACGACGTACCTGATCGTCGGCTCGGACAGCCGTGAGGGCATGTCCGCCGAGGAGAAGAAGAAGCTGCACACCGGCTCCGCCGCGGGCAAGCGGACCGACTCGATGATGATCCTCGCGGCCTGCTCCAGCGGGAACACGATGGTCTCGCTCCCCCGCGACTCGTGGGTGACGATCCCCTCCTTCGTCGGCTCCGAGTCGGGCAAGCAGTTCGCGGCCCGGGGCGGTTCCAAACTGAACGCGGCGTACGCGATGGACGGGCCCGAGCTGCTCGTGCGGACCGTCGAGTTCAACACCGGCCTGCGCATCGACCACTACGCGGAGATCGGCTTCGCCGGCTTCGCGAACATCGTGGACGCGCTCGGCGGTGTGGACCTCACCATCGAGAAGGGCTTCAAGGACAAGAAGTCCGGGGCCGACTTCCAGGCCGGCGAGCAGACCCTCAACGGCGAGCAGGCCCTGGCGTTCGTCCGGACCCGGTACGCCTTCGCCGAGTCGGACCTCGCACGGACGAAGAACCAGCAGAAGTTCCTCTCCGCCCTGGCCAACGAGGCGGCGACGCCGGGCACGATCCTCAACCCGTTCGCGCTGTACCCGACGCTGGGCGCCGGTCTGGACACGCTGATCGTGGACAAGGACATGTCGCTGTACGACCTCGGGAAGATGTTCTTCGCGATGAAGGGCATCAGCGGCGGCGACGGCAAGTCCATGAACATGCCGATCGCGGGCAGCGCGCCGCAGGGTTCCCTCAAGTGGGACATGCCGAAGGTGAAGCAGCTGGTCGAGCAGATCCGGAACGACGAGAAGGTCACCGTCGAGTCGAAGTGA
- a CDS encoding membrane dipeptidase has translation MADLDDHSPFSAAPAAVGALDPPDPPPPLDETARARAILAAQPVAEGHTELPRSLDPEDLPPVRAAEAGAQFWSLHVEADEGVIGTLRRIDAIRALVAACPEDLRLVYTTSEMAHAGNCGRVAALLGPVSWPALGGSAATLRAYHALGVRAVNLTRFDRFAREAVREMNRLGLAVDLSGADQDTVRRALAVTRAPALLTRAAPEGLPDDVLRLLGENGAVCMVTVTDDPAADADLLDRVRTEAGPRSTGVSHTTAPARGYVPLFAELLRRGWPAQDLVGLAHANVTRALRETEFLARTNRIRPAAA, from the coding sequence ATGGCAGATCTCGACGACCATTCCCCCTTCTCTGCCGCCCCCGCCGCCGTCGGCGCGCTCGATCCCCCCGATCCACCACCGCCGCTCGACGAAACGGCCCGGGCCCGCGCCATCCTGGCCGCCCAGCCCGTCGCCGAGGGCCACACCGAGCTGCCCCGGTCCCTCGACCCGGAGGACCTCCCGCCCGTCCGCGCGGCGGAGGCCGGAGCGCAGTTCTGGTCCCTGCACGTGGAGGCCGACGAGGGCGTCATCGGCACGCTGCGGCGGATCGACGCGATCCGCGCCCTCGTCGCCGCCTGTCCCGAGGACCTGCGGCTCGTGTACACCACGTCCGAGATGGCCCACGCCGGGAACTGCGGCCGGGTCGCCGCCCTGCTCGGCCCGGTCAGCTGGCCCGCGCTCGGCGGCTCCGCGGCCACCCTGCGGGCCTACCACGCCCTGGGCGTCCGGGCCGTGAACCTCACCCGTTTCGACCGCTTCGCCCGCGAGGCCGTACGGGAGATGAACCGCCTCGGTCTGGCCGTGGACCTCTCCGGCGCCGACCAGGACACGGTCCGCCGCGCCCTCGCGGTCACCCGGGCCCCGGCCCTGCTGACCAGGGCGGCCCCGGAGGGCCTGCCGGACGACGTGCTGCGGCTCCTCGGCGAGAACGGCGCCGTCTGCATGGTCACGGTCACGGACGACCCGGCCGCCGACGCCGACCTCCTCGACCGGGTGCGTACGGAGGCGGGCCCGCGCTCCACGGGCGTCTCGCACACCACCGCCCCGGCCCGCGGCTACGTCCCGCTCTTCGCGGAGCTCCTGCGCCGGGGCTGGCCCGCCCAGGACCTGGTCGGCCTCGCCCACGCCAACGTCACCCGGGCGCTGCGCGAGACGGAGTTCCTGGCGCGGACGAACCGGATCCGCCCGGCCGCGGCCTGA
- a CDS encoding LCP family protein, translated as MGQNVRGEGTRGRVPRARELGWDDELYAAGEATGAGGEAGSDSTSEGAGSSGTSASASTRAERRRNGNSGGGGAGAGGDARTSHRRGGSRRRAKKAGKHKVLRWVAITLAVLILGTAGAGYLYYEHLNSNIISGDRAGGSSGVKKAPPNALGDTPLNILLIGSDSREDEKNIALGGGRNDKDRKPLADVQMLLHVSADRENASLISIPRDTVVKIPECKDENGTPYAATTNRPINESLQRGGPGCTLTTWESLTGVYIDHWLMVDFAGVVAMADEVGGVPVCVKTGVHDKSTRQVKGGSGLKLPEGTTEVQGEQALQWLRTRHAFGSDQNRAKAQHMYMNGMMKKLQEQNAWTDTGRLTGLAETATKSLKVSQDLDTVKKLFDLSMQLKNVKIDRLTTATVPTDPYPQRPKEWLQLRPSSADKMWAMLRDDVAYDKNGDKSGTKAKPKATASPKPKTPAEDPGSFPVTVVNGTDGADEPAVEGRAGAMAEALQAKGFTQADSSQEGGGRKDTVVTYPKADGDQGKANALSVTKALGLPDSAVRADAEAKGITLVVGADWREGTTYKKPTQVAGDLPDGADDKAECMDIYSVYRWDGKS; from the coding sequence GTGGGACAGAACGTGCGTGGGGAGGGAACGCGGGGACGCGTTCCGCGCGCCCGTGAACTGGGCTGGGACGACGAGCTGTACGCGGCGGGGGAGGCGACCGGCGCCGGGGGCGAAGCCGGCAGCGACAGCACCTCCGAGGGTGCCGGATCCTCCGGTACGTCCGCGTCGGCGTCGACCCGGGCCGAGCGGCGGCGCAATGGCAACAGCGGCGGGGGCGGGGCGGGCGCCGGCGGCGACGCCCGGACGAGCCACCGTCGCGGCGGCTCGCGCCGACGGGCCAAGAAGGCCGGCAAGCACAAGGTGCTGCGCTGGGTGGCGATCACCCTGGCCGTACTGATACTCGGGACGGCCGGCGCCGGATACCTGTACTACGAGCACCTCAACAGCAACATCATCAGCGGTGACCGCGCGGGCGGCAGCAGCGGCGTGAAGAAGGCCCCGCCGAACGCGCTCGGCGACACCCCGCTCAACATCCTCCTCATAGGCTCCGACAGTCGCGAGGACGAGAAGAACATCGCCCTGGGCGGCGGCCGGAACGACAAGGACCGCAAGCCGCTCGCCGACGTGCAGATGCTGCTCCACGTCTCGGCGGACCGCGAGAACGCCTCGCTCATCTCCATCCCGCGCGACACGGTCGTCAAGATCCCGGAGTGCAAGGACGAGAACGGCACTCCCTACGCCGCCACCACGAACCGGCCCATCAACGAGTCGCTCCAGCGCGGCGGCCCCGGCTGCACCCTCACCACCTGGGAGAGCCTCACCGGGGTCTACATCGACCACTGGCTGATGGTCGACTTCGCCGGTGTCGTGGCCATGGCGGACGAGGTCGGCGGCGTCCCCGTCTGCGTCAAGACGGGTGTGCACGACAAGTCGACCCGTCAGGTGAAGGGCGGCTCCGGCCTGAAGCTGCCGGAGGGCACCACCGAGGTCCAGGGCGAGCAGGCGCTCCAGTGGCTGCGTACCCGGCACGCCTTCGGCAGCGACCAGAACCGCGCCAAGGCCCAGCACATGTACATGAACGGCATGATGAAGAAGCTCCAGGAGCAGAACGCCTGGACCGACACGGGGCGGCTGACGGGCCTGGCCGAGACCGCCACCAAGTCCCTCAAGGTCTCGCAGGACCTCGACACCGTGAAGAAGCTCTTCGATCTGTCGATGCAGCTCAAGAACGTGAAGATCGACCGCCTGACGACGGCGACCGTCCCCACGGACCCCTATCCGCAGCGGCCGAAGGAGTGGCTCCAGCTGCGGCCTTCCTCCGCCGACAAGATGTGGGCGATGCTCCGTGACGACGTCGCCTACGACAAGAACGGCGACAAGTCCGGCACCAAGGCGAAGCCGAAGGCCACCGCCTCGCCCAAGCCCAAGACCCCGGCCGAGGACCCCGGTTCCTTCCCGGTGACCGTCGTCAACGGCACCGACGGCGCCGACGAGCCGGCCGTCGAGGGCCGGGCCGGCGCCATGGCCGAGGCCCTGCAGGCCAAGGGCTTCACCCAGGCCGACTCCTCCCAGGAGGGCGGCGGCCGCAAGGACACCGTGGTCACCTACCCCAAGGCGGACGGCGACCAGGGCAAGGCGAACGCGCTCTCCGTGACGAAGGCGCTCGGGCTGCCCGACTCGGCCGTCCGGGCCGACGCCGAGGCGAAGGGCATCACCCTGGTCGTCGGCGCGGACTGGCGCGAGGGCACCACGTACAAGAAGCCGACGCAGGTCGCCGGTGACCTGCCGGACGGCGCCGACGACAAGGCGGAGTGCATGGACATCTACTCGGTCTATCGGTGGGACGGGAAGAGCTGA
- a CDS encoding UDP-glucose dehydrogenase family protein, with product MALKITVIGTGYLGATHAAAMAELGFEVLGLDVVPEKIELLSSGRVPMYEPGLEDLLAKHVAGIEGSSGRLRFTTSWEEVGAFGDVHFVCVNTPQKHGEYACDMSYVDAAFTSLAAVVREGALVVGKSTVPVGSAERLAGLLPEGVDLAWNPEFLREGFAVQDTLRPDRIVVGVQDAGGRAEKTLREVYAVPTGQGSPFVVTDFPTAELVKTAANSFLATKISFINAMAEVCEAAGGDVVKLAEAIGHDDRIGAKFLRAGVGFGGGCLPKDIRAFMARAGELGVDQALTFLREIDSINMRRRGQMVEMAREVLGGSSFLGARVAVLGATFKPDSDDVRDSPALNVAGQIHLQGGQVTVYDPKGMENARRLFPTLGYADTALDAVRGADVVLHLTEWREFRELDPAELAAVVSSPVILDGRNALDSERWRAAGWTYRAMGRPRA from the coding sequence ATGGCCCTCAAGATCACTGTGATCGGCACCGGCTACCTCGGCGCCACCCATGCCGCGGCCATGGCGGAACTGGGATTCGAGGTGCTCGGCCTGGACGTGGTCCCCGAGAAGATCGAGCTGCTGTCCTCCGGGCGCGTCCCGATGTACGAGCCGGGGCTCGAGGACCTCCTCGCGAAGCACGTGGCCGGTATCGAGGGGTCGAGCGGCCGGCTGCGGTTCACCACCTCCTGGGAGGAGGTCGGCGCCTTCGGCGACGTGCACTTCGTCTGCGTGAACACCCCGCAGAAGCACGGCGAGTACGCCTGCGACATGAGCTACGTCGACGCCGCCTTCACCTCCCTCGCCGCGGTCGTCCGCGAAGGGGCCCTGGTCGTCGGCAAGTCGACCGTGCCGGTCGGCTCGGCGGAGCGGCTCGCGGGCCTGCTGCCCGAGGGCGTCGACCTCGCCTGGAACCCGGAGTTCCTGCGGGAGGGCTTCGCCGTGCAGGACACCCTGCGCCCGGACCGGATCGTGGTCGGCGTGCAGGACGCCGGCGGGCGGGCCGAGAAGACGCTGCGCGAGGTGTACGCGGTGCCGACCGGCCAGGGTTCGCCGTTCGTGGTGACCGACTTCCCGACGGCCGAGCTCGTGAAGACGGCCGCGAACTCCTTCCTCGCCACCAAGATCTCCTTCATCAACGCGATGGCGGAGGTGTGCGAGGCCGCGGGCGGCGACGTCGTGAAGCTGGCGGAGGCCATCGGCCACGACGACCGGATCGGGGCCAAGTTCCTGCGGGCCGGGGTCGGCTTCGGCGGCGGCTGCCTGCCCAAGGACATCCGGGCCTTCATGGCCCGCGCGGGCGAGCTGGGCGTCGACCAGGCGCTGACCTTCCTGCGCGAGATCGACTCGATCAACATGCGGCGGCGCGGCCAGATGGTGGAGATGGCGCGGGAGGTCCTCGGCGGGAGCTCCTTCCTGGGCGCCCGGGTGGCCGTGCTCGGCGCGACCTTCAAGCCGGACTCGGACGACGTCCGCGACTCCCCCGCGCTGAACGTGGCAGGTCAGATACACCTCCAGGGCGGCCAGGTCACCGTCTACGACCCGAAGGGCATGGAGAACGCGCGCCGCCTCTTCCCGACCCTGGGGTACGCCGACACGGCCCTGGACGCGGTGCGCGGGGCGGACGTGGTGCTGCACCTGACCGAGTGGCGGGAGTTCCGCGAGCTCGACCCGGCGGAGCTCGCCGCTGTCGTCTCGTCGCCGGTGATCCTCGACGGCCGCAACGCGCTGGACTCGGAGCGCTGGCGGGCGGCGGGCTGGACGTACCGGGCGATGGGCCGCCCGCGCGCCTGA
- a CDS encoding acyl-CoA dehydrogenase family protein, which produces MAGSTDFDLYRPSEEHDMLRESVRALAEAKIAPFAAAVDEEGRFPQEALDALVASDLHAVHVPEAYGGAGADALATVIVIEEVARVCGSSSLIPAVNKLGSLPVILSGSEELKAKYLGPLAKGDAMFSYALSEPDAGSDAAGMKTRAVRDGDFWILNGVKRWITNAGESEYYTVMAVTDPDKRSKGISAFVVEKSDEGVSFGAPEKKLGIKGSPTREVYLDNVRIPADRMIGDEGTGFATAMKTLDHTRVTIAAQAIGIAQGALDYAKGYVKERKQFGKPIADFQGIQFMLADMAMKLEAARQLTYAAAAKSERVSAGGDKEDLTFFGAAAKCFASDVAMEVTIDAVQLLGGYGYTRDYPVERMMRDAKITQIYEGTNQVQRIVMARNLP; this is translated from the coding sequence GTGGCGGGTTCGACTGATTTCGACCTGTATCGGCCCTCCGAGGAGCACGACATGCTCCGGGAGTCGGTGCGTGCGCTGGCGGAGGCGAAGATCGCGCCGTTCGCGGCCGCGGTGGACGAGGAGGGCCGGTTCCCGCAGGAGGCGCTGGACGCGCTGGTCGCCAGCGACCTGCACGCCGTGCACGTCCCCGAGGCGTACGGCGGCGCGGGCGCGGACGCGCTGGCGACGGTGATCGTGATCGAGGAGGTCGCGCGGGTGTGCGGCTCCTCGTCGCTGATCCCGGCGGTGAACAAGCTGGGCTCGCTGCCGGTGATCCTGTCCGGTTCGGAGGAGCTGAAGGCGAAGTACCTGGGCCCGCTGGCCAAGGGCGACGCAATGTTCTCCTACGCCCTCTCGGAGCCCGACGCGGGCTCGGACGCGGCCGGGATGAAGACCCGCGCGGTCCGCGACGGCGACTTCTGGATCCTCAACGGCGTGAAGCGGTGGATCACCAACGCCGGCGAGTCGGAGTACTACACGGTGATGGCCGTCACCGACCCGGACAAGCGCTCCAAGGGCATCAGCGCCTTCGTCGTGGAGAAGTCCGACGAGGGCGTGTCCTTCGGAGCCCCGGAGAAGAAGCTCGGCATCAAGGGCTCCCCGACCCGCGAGGTCTACCTCGACAACGTCCGCATCCCCGCGGACCGGATGATCGGCGACGAGGGCACCGGCTTCGCCACCGCGATGAAGACCCTCGACCACACCCGCGTCACCATCGCCGCCCAGGCCATCGGCATCGCCCAGGGCGCCCTCGACTACGCCAAGGGCTACGTCAAGGAACGCAAGCAGTTCGGCAAGCCCATCGCCGACTTCCAGGGCATCCAGTTCATGCTCGCCGACATGGCCATGAAGCTCGAAGCCGCCCGCCAGCTCACCTACGCCGCCGCCGCCAAGAGCGAGCGCGTCTCCGCCGGCGGCGACAAGGAAGACCTCACCTTCTTCGGCGCCGCGGCCAAGTGCTTCGCCTCCGACGTCGCCATGGAGGTCACCATCGACGCCGTCCAGCTCCTCGGCGGCTACGGCTACACCCGCGACTACCCCGTCGAGCGCATGATGCGCGACGCCAAGATCACCCAGATCTACGAAGGCACCAACCAGGTCCAGCGCATCGTCATGGCCCGCAACCTCCCGTAG